In Gordonia iterans, the following proteins share a genomic window:
- a CDS encoding helix-turn-helix transcriptional regulator has product MLVAVPVCLQGPYAAPHGGDGGLPAENTQERELTFANAGLGVGIEVVRHGRCDSIDWDMTHPQHKLLVWRRGVMKSKEAEFEGCGPRGRIVPRPSNLWIIPAGMRSSGGARDAALEYVDLTIPTSAVRDAELKPVLGRRDPLVHQLVERLCSTAGRDDVVSRLLRESLTDSLRLHLLDAYGSSPAQPERAIREFDDAAKQQLIDFLHDSVDQDICTESLAELMGIPVARFRRAFARSFRVTPHQFVLDLRIEKAKSLLVSSALPVAAVAERTGFASPSHFATTFKSRVGVTPTAYRAGRR; this is encoded by the coding sequence ATGCTGGTGGCTGTGCCAGTGTGCCTCCAGGGACCGTATGCGGCGCCGCACGGGGGAGACGGCGGCCTGCCCGCGGAGAACACGCAGGAGCGCGAGCTGACGTTCGCGAACGCGGGACTCGGCGTCGGCATCGAGGTCGTTCGACACGGCCGCTGTGATTCCATCGATTGGGATATGACTCATCCTCAGCATAAGCTGCTGGTCTGGCGGCGCGGGGTGATGAAGTCGAAAGAGGCCGAGTTCGAGGGATGTGGCCCACGTGGGCGCATCGTTCCACGGCCCAGCAATTTGTGGATCATCCCCGCGGGAATGCGATCGTCCGGTGGCGCGAGGGACGCGGCCCTCGAATACGTTGATCTGACAATCCCTACGTCCGCCGTCCGCGATGCAGAACTCAAACCCGTTCTCGGTCGGCGTGATCCCCTGGTCCACCAGTTGGTCGAGCGATTGTGCAGCACCGCTGGCCGCGACGACGTCGTGTCGCGTTTGCTGCGCGAATCGCTGACCGACAGCCTCCGGCTCCACCTGCTCGACGCCTACGGAAGCTCTCCCGCCCAACCAGAGCGAGCTATCCGCGAGTTCGACGACGCCGCCAAACAGCAGCTGATCGACTTCCTCCACGATTCGGTTGATCAGGACATCTGCACGGAGTCGCTGGCCGAACTCATGGGAATTCCGGTGGCCCGCTTCCGGCGAGCCTTCGCGCGTTCCTTCCGTGTCACGCCGCATCAGTTCGTCCTCGACCTGCGGATCGAGAAGGCCAAGTCGCTCCTGGTGAGCTCTGCGCTGCCCGTGGCTGCGGTCGCGGAGAGAACGGGGTTCGCCAGCCCGAGTCACTTCGCCACCACATTCAAATCCCGCGTCGGGGTAACGCCGACGGCGTACCGTGCCGGCAGGCGATAG
- a CDS encoding LysR family transcriptional regulator, translating into MTTDDLPADRRRRAVPDLHRLEQFVAVVERGSLTEAAADLGVTQQALSVAIRGLEEHVGAQLFARSRGMRPSAAGLRLYESARVLLAGAQRMIPDVQAVANGHPEVLRIGYSPAISSLDVFDVVRDHLPSGARLHLERLFPGALRARLESGGIDVAFRRGVTAAEGLESVVVGFGRLNVAVRSQTALSIAPAELHLQDLSGHPLILWAPESRSSYAAFLLAQCRRVGFEPQVEVSPFQGLDQVAAPLAMGWGYSLVAVDPGAYCGGRVTVRPLLEEIKAPLQAQWLPTSRTGLVGNVTRALAALPRASSTNSGSGVSGHAAEHVL; encoded by the coding sequence ATGACGACTGATGATCTTCCCGCGGATCGCCGTCGAAGGGCCGTGCCCGATCTGCATCGCCTGGAGCAATTCGTCGCCGTGGTCGAGCGGGGATCGCTGACCGAAGCGGCGGCGGACCTCGGAGTCACTCAGCAGGCTCTGTCAGTGGCGATCCGGGGCCTCGAGGAACATGTGGGCGCCCAGCTCTTCGCGCGATCACGCGGTATGCGGCCCTCGGCCGCCGGACTCCGGCTGTACGAATCGGCACGGGTCCTGCTGGCGGGTGCGCAACGGATGATCCCGGATGTGCAGGCGGTCGCCAACGGACACCCAGAAGTGCTCCGTATCGGTTACTCGCCGGCGATCTCATCGCTGGATGTGTTCGATGTGGTCCGCGATCACCTCCCGTCGGGCGCGCGTCTCCATCTGGAGCGACTGTTCCCCGGTGCCCTGCGCGCGCGACTCGAGTCCGGTGGAATCGACGTCGCCTTCCGTCGAGGCGTGACCGCAGCGGAAGGCCTTGAGAGTGTGGTCGTGGGTTTCGGCCGGCTGAACGTAGCGGTCCGGTCGCAGACTGCGCTGTCGATCGCCCCGGCTGAACTCCACCTGCAGGATCTGTCGGGGCACCCGCTGATCCTGTGGGCGCCCGAGAGCCGGTCGAGTTACGCGGCGTTTCTGCTAGCCCAGTGCCGCCGCGTCGGCTTTGAGCCGCAGGTCGAGGTGAGCCCGTTCCAAGGTCTGGATCAGGTCGCGGCTCCGTTGGCGATGGGGTGGGGATACTCGCTGGTGGCGGTGGACCCCGGTGCCTACTGCGGTGGGCGGGTCACGGTGCGGCCGTTACTGGAGGAGATCAAGGCGCCGCTGCAGGCGCAGTGGTTGCCGACCTCCCGGACAGGGCTGGTCGGCAACGTGACGAGAGCTCTAGCAGCGCTGCCACGGGCATCTTCGACGAACTCGGGATCTGGCGTCTCCGGGCACGCGGCGGAGCACGTTCTGTAG
- a CDS encoding TIGR02611 family protein encodes MSSVANAVRGLGSRYHHIRHNHRFGWTLRYLTIGVGTLVTAVGIIAIPYPGPGWAIVFLGLLILSQELEWAARLRHWIMGKLNHFYSRYIDGNRLAQAVLAIGTCAIVLATLWVTGALNLAGGWVGLEWDWLRPPYRR; translated from the coding sequence ATGTCTTCAGTAGCCAATGCGGTCAGAGGCCTGGGCAGCCGCTATCACCACATCCGGCACAATCACCGGTTCGGCTGGACCCTGCGCTATCTGACGATCGGCGTCGGCACGCTGGTGACCGCCGTCGGGATCATCGCGATCCCCTATCCGGGTCCCGGCTGGGCGATCGTCTTCCTCGGCCTGCTGATCCTCTCCCAGGAGCTCGAATGGGCCGCGCGGCTCCGGCACTGGATCATGGGCAAGCTCAACCACTTCTACTCGCGCTACATCGACGGCAACCGCCTGGCGCAGGCCGTGCTCGCGATCGGGACCTGTGCGATCGTGCTGGCGACGCTGTGGGTCACCGGCGCGCTGAACCTGGCCGGCGGCTGGGTCGGACTGGAGTGGGATTGGCTGCGTCCCCCGTACCGGCGCTGA
- a CDS encoding lysophospholipid acyltransferase family protein, protein MEPVYDTVIGMARTLWLAQGLKFKISGVENVPVDGPGVVAINHTGYLDFTLAGIPAFLQGKRKVRFMAKKEVFDNKVGGPVMRALKHIPVDRGSGAESYQAAVEYLKNGELVGVYPEATISRSFEIKTLKSGAARMALESGAPIIPTVIWGAQRIWTKGHPKALGRHNFKIAIGVCEPIVPDGTAEEITRRLHDSMSAKLDELQEFYAEWNGPYPAGEFWVPAKFGGGAPTLEEANAMDAADAEAKAKKRAEQPADGRAGEQRDEGDR, encoded by the coding sequence ATGGAACCCGTCTACGACACCGTGATCGGCATGGCCCGCACCCTGTGGCTCGCACAGGGCCTCAAGTTCAAGATCTCCGGCGTCGAGAACGTGCCGGTCGACGGGCCGGGCGTGGTGGCGATCAACCACACCGGCTACCTCGACTTCACGCTCGCGGGCATCCCGGCGTTCCTGCAGGGCAAGCGCAAGGTCCGGTTCATGGCGAAGAAGGAGGTCTTCGACAACAAGGTCGGCGGCCCCGTCATGCGGGCGCTCAAGCACATCCCCGTCGATCGCGGCAGCGGCGCGGAGAGCTACCAGGCGGCGGTCGAGTACCTGAAGAACGGCGAACTGGTCGGGGTCTACCCGGAGGCGACCATCAGCCGCAGCTTCGAGATCAAGACACTCAAGTCGGGCGCGGCGCGGATGGCGCTCGAGTCGGGTGCACCGATCATCCCGACCGTCATCTGGGGCGCCCAGCGGATCTGGACCAAGGGTCACCCGAAAGCGCTCGGACGCCACAACTTCAAGATCGCGATCGGCGTGTGCGAGCCGATCGTGCCCGACGGCACCGCCGAGGAGATCACCCGGCGGCTGCACGATTCGATGTCGGCCAAGCTCGACGAACTACAGGAGTTCTACGCCGAGTGGAACGGGCCGTACCCGGCGGGGGAGTTCTGGGTGCCGGCCAAGTTCGGCGGCGGAGCGCCGACGCTGGAGGAGGCGAACGCGATGGACGCCGCCGATGCGGAGGCGAAGGCGAAGAAGCGGGCCGAACAGCCTGCGGACGGCCGGGCCGGCGAACAGCGAGACGAAGGCGACCGATAG